One Agrobacterium larrymoorei genomic window, GGATCGTCCGGCGACTCGATCTGTGGTGCTGCGACAGACTTGGTATGATCGCTGTATTCACGATCAATCTTTCCGATCCCGAGCGGATTATGGTGATCGGTGTCAAACGTTGGATTACCGTCCTCATCGACGCCAGTCTCGATCTCTCCACCGAATGCGTACTCATAACGCAAAGGCAATTCTTGAATCGGGTCTGGCTCTGAGAGCTCCCAGCGATCAAAAAGTTTTCGGACACCTTTCCAGTCAGCACGCTCCTCCTCGCGCAACTTCCTTTTCCAGATCGGGCGCCACCATTTTGGGCCAGTGACACGTACCTTTTTGTCCAAGAGAATCTGGTCGTTCCGCTCAACACGCAACCCGCACGTCCAGGACGGCGACGGCCGACCCTCTGGCGCACGAGCGACAGCGTTGACAATAATATCTGTTGCGGGTTTGTAAGGAACGAGATCCGAAGGATGCCAGAGCGAAGATACGTTGACTTCTCCGTGACATGTGTCGGTAAAGAGCATCGGGGCCTGCTCTTCAGCAGCAACCAGTGTTCCGTCCCCGGCAATCTCGTAGGTTGCCTTGACAATCGCGATGCCGAACTCGCGATTTTCGTTGTCACGACTATAATAACGGAAATTCGGGAACGGGGTCAAATTCTTGAGTTCAGGCATCTCGACCTCAATTATGGTCGATCATGGCAGAGGTGACCTGCACGTGGCTCTCTCCTTCGATGTAAATCTTCACGCCCTTCAATAGGATCGTGCCGTCGTCCTTCATGATCAGGATGGATTTTGGAGGAATGTCATTGCCATCGGCATCCTTGCCGCCGCCCACGCCGATGAAGAGCTCCTTGCCGATCGAGATATTTTTCGTGTGGCCGACGGTCTGATTGTAAACCTGCCCCACTGTCACGACCTTCGCAACGCCGACCTGCTCTGTTTGCGCCATGCCCACGCTTGTATTCTGCATGCGGCTGACGAGCGTGTTGAAGATACCTTGTCCAATCATCGAGGCGACTTGCGATCCAAGGCCTGCACCCGACGAGCGCATGGCATCGCCCGCATCCGTTCGAAGTTCGCTGACAGCCGCATCGTTCACGCCCGCCCGAACCGTATCGATAGACGACGCAACTGTACCCAAAGCGCCTGAAGCCATTGCACCCATATAGCCGGCAGCCTGTGAGAGGAGGCTAGCTGCTTCGCTATCCGACCCTGCGGTAGCGTCACCGCCTGCTGCCTGCGCCGCAGTAAGGCTCTTGTTTTCAGACGATGGGCTGTCTTCAGCAACTGCAGAAGCTAGCGACATGGCATGTTGCAGCATTCCCGCGCTGGTGCCTGACAGTCCAGCGAGCAAACCACCAGCGATCGTATTCACCGCTCCGCCGACGCCGCCCACAACCATATTGAGACCACCTCCTACCTGGTGGCTCATGTTCGCACCAACCTCAAGCGATTGGTTGGCGCCGATGGAATGTAAGGCATTCGCATCGACACGACTGGTCTGATTGTTCAGGACTTTGACCGTCTGATCCTTTTGAGCGTGAAGGAAGAGATTTTCCTGTCCTTTTTCGTCTTCAAAGGTAAGTTCGTTATGTCCCTGTCCCTTGTGGGTGTTGGAGCGGATCGCCATACGCGTCTTGTTGGCAGGCAGATCGTAAGGAACCGAGTTTGCTGGGTTCGGTACAACCCCTATAACGAGCGGCTTGTCGGGATCACCGTCGACGAATGCAACCATCACCTCCATGCCGATACGTGGGATCACCTGCGCACCCCATGTACCTCCGCCCCATGCCTGACTGACCCGCACCCAGCAAGTATCGGTACCATCCTTCTTGGCCTTGCGATCCCATGGGAACCACAGCTTGACGCGGCCATATTGATCCGGGTGGATTTCTTCGCCTTCCGGCCCTGCAACGATGGCAACCTGAGTGCCTTCGATGCGTGGACGCTTGGTGGTTCGATGCGGGGTCAGCGGCACACGTGAGGGGACCGCCTCGAACTGATTGCGGTATTCCGGTTCGTTGCTGTTGGTCTCGTAGGAGCGATCAACGATAGTATGGCTTGCCCTGATGATCACATGCTCTTCATATTCATGCTCTGGATGCGCCACCTCGTATGGGGTGAAGCGGCGACCGGCTTCGAGAATGCGTGACGTCGATGCGCCGAAGACGCGGTCATGATCGGCTTCGGTGGCTTGTGTTCTGAGCTTTTGCGCCCGTTCTGCTTCGGCCACGGTCTTGATGCGGGAGGGATATTCGTAAAGCTCGCGCTTGGTCGCATCCGGCATCTGTACCAGTGATGGCGTCATTGAGCCCGGCACCATGGAGGGCGTCTCGAAGTTCCAGTCGGCACCAGCGCGCTGGCCCGGCACGTAGGAGAAGCGACGTGCCCAGTCATTGATGTGGTTGCGATCCGATGAGCCCTGCGCCAGTCTCACCCTGCTTTCGCCTTCCGCAGCGGGCATTGGTCCAAGCCAGCCATTGGCGGTATCAGCGATGTGCAGCTTGTGAGAGCCATCCTCATGGCTGAACCAGTAGAACAACCCATCCTCTTCCAGCCGACGCAGAAGATAATCGAGGTCCGGCTCATTAAACTGAACGCTGTAGTGTTGAGCAGGCGGAGGGGTGATGATGCCCGACGTATCGGGGGCTGGAATGCCGTGTTCGGAAAACAGCGTCTCGGCGATATCGACCGTCGTCTTGTCCATCCAGATGCGGCAGTCGGAGCGACGCGATAGCAGCCACATCTGCGGGCGGATGGTTATGGCGTAGGAGCGCAGGCCGCGAGTGATTGGTGGCCCCTCATGCAGTTCCGTGACCAGGCCGTTGAATGGACGGCGCACGCCACTGCCCTCTTCGCCATCGCCCTGACTGACTTCCACCGAAACATCGACCAGTCGCCCGATAAGCTCTTCCGGCTTGACCGCTTCCTTCTTGGCGCGGACGCTGAGGCGGATTTCGAAGAGTTGTGAGACGCCCTCATTGAAGACCATGCGTTCCGGCAGAAGCTGGTCTTCGCCCAAAGGCGACTTGACCTTGAGAACGCGGCTCGCCTGGATGAAGTCAGACGATGAGGGCTGGTCGGTCATGAAGAACCTCTGATGTCGATCGGATAAAGTATCAATCAGCTGTCAAAATCTGAACGTAATGCAATCAAACATTGTGGCGAAAACATGGAATCGTTGGCATTTGTACAACCGAGTGCGGAGGAAAGCGTTCCACCACCCCAAACTCGCCGCAATC contains:
- a CDS encoding DUF2169 family type VI secretion system accessory protein; the encoded protein is MPELKNLTPFPNFRYYSRDNENREFGIAIVKATYEIAGDGTLVAAEEQAPMLFTDTCHGEVNVSSLWHPSDLVPYKPATDIIVNAVARAPEGRPSPSWTCGLRVERNDQILLDKKVRVTGPKWWRPIWKRKLREEERADWKGVRKLFDRWELSEPDPIQELPLRYEYAFGGEIETGVDEDGNPTFDTDHHNPLGIGKIDREYSDHTKSVAAPQIESPDDPIKEPFKNYRPQNFGPIPPAWLPRRPLGGTYDEHWQDNVWPAWPTDYSFAYHNSAHPDLVIDPYLWGNEQITLTGMSEGIETCVFSLPAEQVMVDFVRADNTTERKNMVMDTVFLDINSARRRDWRVYLSWRVNFEPDHFEQAIIHRKKHSQAGVDLPSQSSKEMAL
- the tssI gene encoding type VI secretion system tip protein TssI/VgrG, with the protein product MTDQPSSSDFIQASRVLKVKSPLGEDQLLPERMVFNEGVSQLFEIRLSVRAKKEAVKPEELIGRLVDVSVEVSQGDGEEGSGVRRPFNGLVTELHEGPPITRGLRSYAITIRPQMWLLSRRSDCRIWMDKTTVDIAETLFSEHGIPAPDTSGIITPPPAQHYSVQFNEPDLDYLLRRLEEDGLFYWFSHEDGSHKLHIADTANGWLGPMPAAEGESRVRLAQGSSDRNHINDWARRFSYVPGQRAGADWNFETPSMVPGSMTPSLVQMPDATKRELYEYPSRIKTVAEAERAQKLRTQATEADHDRVFGASTSRILEAGRRFTPYEVAHPEHEYEEHVIIRASHTIVDRSYETNSNEPEYRNQFEAVPSRVPLTPHRTTKRPRIEGTQVAIVAGPEGEEIHPDQYGRVKLWFPWDRKAKKDGTDTCWVRVSQAWGGGTWGAQVIPRIGMEVMVAFVDGDPDKPLVIGVVPNPANSVPYDLPANKTRMAIRSNTHKGQGHNELTFEDEKGQENLFLHAQKDQTVKVLNNQTSRVDANALHSIGANQSLEVGANMSHQVGGGLNMVVGGVGGAVNTIAGGLLAGLSGTSAGMLQHAMSLASAVAEDSPSSENKSLTAAQAAGGDATAGSDSEAASLLSQAAGYMGAMASGALGTVASSIDTVRAGVNDAAVSELRTDAGDAMRSSGAGLGSQVASMIGQGIFNTLVSRMQNTSVGMAQTEQVGVAKVVTVGQVYNQTVGHTKNISIGKELFIGVGGGKDADGNDIPPKSILIMKDDGTILLKGVKIYIEGESHVQVTSAMIDHN